One stretch of Pandoraea oxalativorans DNA includes these proteins:
- a CDS encoding NAD(P)/FAD-dependent oxidoreductase encodes MHRRQFLLGLSSTAAFAGTVGMSMPSPAFAAPLWPTPVKGRARVVVVGGGFGGATAAKALRVLSGNTIDVTLVEPNPAFVSSPLSNLVVGGNLRVSDLTVPYDRLVSRHGVTWRRTRATAIDAARKQVKLDDGASLAYDKLIVAPGVSLRRDAIAGLNDAAMREALPVGWTDARESATLHARLNAMPEGGTFAITIPEAPFRCPPAPYERACQAAAWLRQHNPRAKVLIFDANDAVLAEAEQFHDVWRTQFAGMVEYHPQFNCTEVVADGKTPLARFELGEEIRADVLNVIPPMRAGDIAVQSGLATANGRWCDVDFLTFASTAQPDIHILGDAIQIAPQMPKSGHMANQHGKVCAAAIVATLSGRAVNPEPLYSNTCYTFVSSTEAMHVASVHRYDAVQHTMMPVQGTGGASPRATREEFALGLAWAQGIWADMLA; translated from the coding sequence ATGCATCGCCGCCAATTCCTTCTCGGCCTGAGTTCGACGGCCGCGTTCGCCGGGACGGTCGGCATGTCCATGCCTTCCCCCGCATTCGCTGCGCCACTTTGGCCGACGCCTGTCAAAGGCCGTGCCCGCGTGGTCGTCGTCGGCGGCGGGTTTGGCGGTGCTACGGCGGCCAAGGCGCTGCGCGTGCTTTCCGGCAACACGATCGACGTCACGCTGGTGGAACCGAATCCCGCCTTCGTTTCGTCGCCGCTATCGAATCTCGTCGTCGGTGGCAACCTGCGCGTGAGTGACCTCACGGTGCCGTACGACCGGCTCGTATCGCGGCACGGCGTGACCTGGCGACGCACGCGCGCCACCGCCATCGACGCAGCGCGCAAGCAGGTCAAGCTGGACGACGGCGCGAGCCTCGCCTACGACAAGCTGATCGTCGCGCCCGGCGTGTCGCTGCGTCGCGACGCCATCGCCGGTCTGAACGACGCCGCGATGCGCGAGGCGCTTCCCGTCGGCTGGACGGACGCCCGCGAGAGCGCCACGCTGCACGCGCGGCTCAACGCCATGCCCGAGGGCGGCACGTTCGCGATCACGATTCCCGAAGCGCCGTTCCGCTGCCCGCCCGCCCCGTACGAACGCGCGTGCCAGGCGGCGGCGTGGCTGAGGCAGCACAATCCGCGCGCCAAAGTCCTGATCTTCGACGCCAACGACGCGGTGCTGGCCGAGGCGGAGCAGTTTCACGACGTCTGGCGCACGCAATTCGCAGGCATGGTCGAGTATCACCCGCAGTTCAACTGCACGGAGGTCGTCGCCGACGGCAAGACGCCGCTCGCGCGCTTCGAATTGGGCGAGGAAATCCGCGCCGACGTGCTGAACGTCATTCCCCCGATGCGCGCGGGCGACATCGCTGTGCAAAGCGGACTGGCGACGGCCAACGGCCGCTGGTGCGACGTCGACTTTCTGACCTTTGCTTCCACTGCGCAGCCCGACATCCATATCCTCGGCGACGCCATCCAGATTGCGCCGCAAATGCCCAAGTCGGGTCACATGGCCAACCAGCACGGCAAGGTCTGCGCGGCGGCCATCGTTGCGACGCTGTCCGGCCGTGCGGTCAATCCCGAACCGCTCTACAGCAACACCTGCTATACGTTCGTTTCGTCCACCGAAGCGATGCACGTCGCCAGCGTGCATCGCTATGACGCGGTGCAGCACACCATGATGCCGGTGCAGGGCACGGGCGGGGCGTCGCCACGGGCCACGCGAGAGGAATTCGCGCTGGGACTCGCATGGGCGCAGGGCATCTGGGCGGACATGCTGGCCTGA
- a CDS encoding c-type cytochrome produces the protein MTASLGFAASGNASPDWQARDWAMACMTCHNASAPVSAGKATLSVLEGRPAAALMDSLRSMRDGKRLATLMPQLLKGYREDELQRIAAYFAAQPKPSPSSPSSR, from the coding sequence TTGACGGCAAGCCTCGGGTTTGCCGCGTCGGGCAACGCCTCGCCCGATTGGCAAGCGCGCGATTGGGCGATGGCTTGTATGACTTGCCACAATGCGTCGGCCCCGGTCAGCGCAGGGAAGGCGACGCTGTCCGTGCTGGAGGGACGTCCGGCGGCAGCGTTGATGGACTCGCTCCGATCGATGCGTGACGGAAAGCGTCTCGCGACGCTGATGCCGCAACTGCTCAAGGGCTATCGCGAGGACGAATTGCAGCGCATCGCTGCGTACTTCGCTGCGCAGCCCAAACCTTCTCCCTCGTCCCCATCATCTCGATAG
- a CDS encoding BON domain-containing protein, which translates to MSFRRVQSVQSLIKPLIAAALITATLAGCAPIILGGAATGALVATDRRSVGAQTEDREIQVKAEANIANTLTDDAVHVNVTVFNRRVLLTGEVPNDATKQAAVNIVKQISNVRGIVDELAIGPKSSFGSRSNDAWITSKVKANLINTKEISANVFKVVTERGDVYLMGLVSQQEGAIGANVASRIDGVQKVVKLYEYVKPEEAQRLSTEAEKNPAPAQAEDPNAATVTTTPIGNDTVTAKPLSSPAPISEGPVKPGPSTKTGN; encoded by the coding sequence ATGAGTTTCCGACGCGTCCAAAGCGTTCAAAGTTTGATCAAGCCGCTGATTGCGGCAGCCCTGATTACGGCAACCCTGGCCGGTTGCGCCCCCATCATCCTCGGCGGCGCCGCGACAGGTGCACTCGTTGCCACCGACCGTCGCTCGGTCGGCGCGCAGACGGAAGACCGCGAGATTCAGGTCAAGGCCGAAGCCAACATCGCCAATACGCTGACCGACGACGCCGTGCATGTGAACGTGACCGTCTTCAACCGTCGCGTGCTGCTCACCGGCGAAGTGCCCAACGACGCGACCAAGCAAGCTGCCGTGAACATCGTCAAGCAGATCAGCAACGTGCGCGGCATCGTCGACGAACTGGCCATCGGGCCGAAGAGTTCGTTCGGCTCGCGCTCGAACGACGCGTGGATCACCAGCAAGGTCAAGGCGAACCTGATCAACACGAAGGAAATCTCGGCGAATGTCTTCAAGGTCGTGACGGAGCGTGGCGACGTCTATCTGATGGGGCTGGTGTCGCAGCAAGAGGGCGCCATCGGCGCGAACGTGGCGAGCCGCATCGACGGCGTGCAGAAGGTCGTCAAGCTGTATGAGTACGTGAAGCCGGAAGAGGCGCAGCGCCTGTCGACCGAAGCCGAGAAGAACCCGGCCCCGGCGCAGGCCGAGGACCCCAATGCGGCGACGGTCACGACCACGCCCATCGGCAACGACACCGTGACGGCCAAGCCGCTCTCGTCGCCCGCGCCGATCAGCGAAGGACCCGTCAAGCCGGGGCCGTCGACCAAGACCGGCAACTGA
- a CDS encoding phosphoheptose isomerase: MSIERIQQHFTDSVETKLAARDELAHHIAAAADVMVEALANGNKILACGNGGSAADCQHFAAELVGRFERERPELPAIALTTDSSILTAVGNDYNFDVIFSKQVRALGQEGDVLLAITTSGNSGNVLKAIEAAHERGMHVIALTGKGGGKTNDVLGELDVHICVPAQRTARIQEVHLLTIHCLCDLIDSMLLGDE; encoded by the coding sequence ATGTCGATCGAACGAATTCAGCAACACTTCACGGATAGCGTCGAGACCAAGCTGGCCGCGCGCGACGAACTGGCCCACCATATCGCCGCCGCTGCGGACGTCATGGTCGAGGCCCTCGCCAACGGCAACAAGATTCTCGCGTGCGGTAACGGTGGCTCGGCTGCCGATTGCCAGCACTTCGCCGCCGAACTCGTCGGCCGTTTCGAGCGCGAACGCCCCGAATTGCCGGCTATCGCCCTGACCACGGACTCGTCGATCCTGACGGCCGTCGGCAACGACTACAACTTCGACGTCATCTTCTCCAAGCAGGTCCGCGCGCTCGGCCAGGAAGGCGACGTACTGCTGGCCATCACCACGTCGGGCAACTCCGGCAACGTGCTCAAGGCGATCGAGGCCGCGCACGAGCGCGGCATGCACGTGATCGCGCTCACGGGCAAGGGCGGCGGCAAGACCAACGACGTGCTGGGGGAACTGGACGTGCACATCTGCGTGCCGGCTCAGCGCACGGCCCGTATTCAGGAAGTACACCTGCTCACGATTCACTGCCTGTGCGACCTGATCGACTCGATGCTGCTTGGCGACGAGTGA
- a CDS encoding YraN family protein — MTCIGIRTVPAWPVTENIGTTMSNQLGVSFEGHAQALLERRGWRLVARNYQCRGGEIDLIMRDQTGVLVFVEVRARARGDFGGAAQSITRAKRRRLTLAARHYLLRRPAARCRFDVVTFDGRPPVVHWLPDAFRTDDL; from the coding sequence ATGACGTGCATCGGAATTCGGACAGTGCCGGCTTGGCCGGTCACGGAAAACATCGGAACAACCATGTCGAATCAGCTAGGAGTTTCGTTCGAGGGGCACGCGCAGGCGCTGTTGGAGCGGCGCGGCTGGCGGCTCGTCGCCCGTAATTATCAGTGTCGGGGCGGCGAAATCGACCTCATTATGCGGGATCAAACCGGCGTGCTGGTATTCGTCGAGGTGCGCGCCCGTGCGCGAGGCGACTTCGGGGGCGCGGCGCAAAGCATCACGCGCGCGAAACGGCGCCGTCTGACACTGGCCGCCCGGCACTACCTGTTGCGGCGTCCGGCGGCGCGATGCCGGTTCGATGTGGTGACGTTCGACGGGCGTCCGCCCGTGGTGCACTGGCTGCCCGACGCCTTCCGCACGGACGATCTCTGA
- the rsmI gene encoding 16S rRNA (cytidine(1402)-2'-O)-methyltransferase gives MDERLMSLAEGQHYPAGTLYVVATPLGNTADITVRALHILGMVDAIACEDTRNSALLLQRYGIDKPLIAAHQHNENEAATRLVERLRGGERIAYISDAGTPGISDPGARLVDAVRAAGLGVVPVPGASAVITLLSAAGAWVETFTFVGFLPSKSQQRAQAIAALSGSTAAQVFYEAPHRIVETVAALAEGLGGERRLLIGRELTKRFEDIHECALSEGVAWLKADANRQRGEFVLAVSGAAASESDDGVDAEAQRVLALLVAELPTKSAAKLAAAITGAPKNALYERALALKNG, from the coding sequence ATGGATGAGCGTCTGATGTCGCTGGCCGAAGGTCAGCACTACCCCGCAGGCACCCTGTATGTCGTGGCCACCCCATTGGGCAACACGGCCGACATCACGGTGCGGGCGCTGCACATCCTCGGCATGGTCGACGCGATCGCCTGTGAAGATACGCGCAACAGCGCGTTGTTGTTGCAGCGTTACGGTATCGATAAGCCGCTGATTGCGGCCCATCAACACAACGAAAACGAAGCGGCGACGCGACTCGTGGAACGCTTGCGCGGCGGCGAGCGGATTGCCTACATTTCGGACGCAGGCACACCGGGCATCTCCGATCCAGGGGCACGTCTGGTCGATGCTGTGCGCGCGGCGGGCCTCGGCGTGGTGCCGGTGCCGGGCGCGAGCGCGGTGATCACGCTGCTGTCGGCCGCGGGTGCGTGGGTGGAGACGTTCACGTTCGTGGGCTTCCTGCCGTCGAAGTCGCAGCAACGCGCTCAGGCGATTGCCGCCCTCTCCGGGTCGACGGCGGCGCAGGTGTTTTACGAAGCACCGCACCGGATCGTGGAGACCGTCGCGGCGCTGGCCGAGGGGCTGGGCGGCGAGCGTCGCCTGCTGATCGGACGCGAATTGACCAAGCGCTTCGAGGACATTCACGAGTGCGCGCTGAGCGAAGGTGTGGCGTGGCTGAAGGCGGACGCGAACCGTCAGCGCGGCGAATTCGTGCTGGCGGTCTCAGGTGCGGCGGCCAGCGAGAGCGACGATGGGGTGGATGCCGAGGCGCAGCGCGTCCTCGCGTTGCTGGTCGCGGAATTGCCGACAAAGAGCGCCGCCAAGCTCGCAGCCGCGATTACGGGCGCACCGAAGAACGCGCTGTACGAGCGGGCGCTGGCGCTGAAAAACGGCTGA
- a CDS encoding type II toxin-antitoxin system Phd/YefM family antitoxin: MKIILASASIGISELKSNPSAAINRATGPVAILNRNTPVAYLIPAADWETICERLDEADLADIIRSRAGETPVSTKLDDL, translated from the coding sequence ATGAAAATCATCCTTGCCAGCGCATCGATCGGAATCAGCGAATTGAAATCAAACCCCAGCGCCGCCATCAACCGGGCCACCGGCCCCGTCGCCATCCTGAATCGCAACACGCCAGTGGCGTATCTCATTCCCGCCGCGGATTGGGAAACGATTTGCGAACGCCTGGACGAAGCCGACCTCGCCGACATCATCCGTTCACGCGCCGGCGAAACGCCGGTGAGTACGAAGCTTGACGACTTATGA